In one Leptospiraceae bacterium genomic region, the following are encoded:
- the sbcD gene encoding exonuclease subunit SbcD, whose amino-acid sequence MKILHTSDWHIGKNLESYSRLEEQEEFLKEICELCEKENVDAILLAGDIFDTFNPSSKALELFYKYSKKLSREGGCPLIAIAGNHDSPERIEAPEPLARECGIILLGYPDSSIEPFVLESGLSLKRSSAGFLELKLPEYKYPLRIFSTPYANEERLRKFLGVSNKEDELRKFMEQKWKENVDAHADEEGVNILMAHLFLVKKGKVLEETESEKPIISVGGAHNLYTKNLPSSKIQYVALGHLHKYQNVITKPYPVVYSGSPLAYSLSEAGQKKYVVIVELEPAKKAKLQKRAIHSGHEIRRETFQSVDEAVLFLQRHPEVYVELKIISETYLSGESLQRLYGSHQKIVAIIPELLQEEKEVIEEVNIQKDIKELFKDYYKFKKGNSPSDELLVLFNEILAGKEE is encoded by the coding sequence TTGAAAATCCTCCATACATCAGACTGGCATATTGGTAAAAATTTGGAATCTTACAGTCGCCTTGAAGAGCAGGAAGAGTTTCTAAAGGAAATCTGTGAACTTTGTGAGAAAGAAAATGTAGATGCAATTCTTTTGGCCGGGGATATTTTTGATACTTTTAATCCTTCCTCTAAGGCTCTTGAATTGTTCTATAAGTATTCTAAGAAATTGAGTCGGGAAGGAGGCTGCCCCCTTATTGCCATAGCCGGTAATCATGATTCTCCGGAACGAATTGAAGCCCCTGAACCTTTAGCAAGAGAATGTGGGATAATTCTTTTAGGATATCCTGATAGTTCCATAGAACCTTTTGTACTGGAAAGTGGTTTAAGCCTTAAACGATCATCAGCCGGTTTTTTAGAATTAAAATTACCTGAGTATAAGTATCCTTTACGTATTTTTTCTACCCCTTATGCGAACGAGGAAAGGTTACGTAAATTCCTCGGAGTATCAAATAAGGAAGATGAACTGAGGAAGTTCATGGAACAGAAGTGGAAAGAAAATGTAGATGCACATGCAGATGAAGAAGGGGTAAACATTCTCATGGCTCACCTTTTTCTTGTAAAGAAAGGAAAAGTTTTAGAAGAAACAGAAAGTGAAAAGCCTATTATCAGCGTGGGAGGGGCTCATAATCTGTATACAAAAAATCTACCTTCATCGAAGATTCAATATGTGGCTTTAGGTCATTTACATAAATATCAAAATGTCATAACAAAACCTTATCCGGTAGTATATTCCGGAAGTCCTCTGGCCTATAGTTTGAGTGAAGCCGGGCAGAAAAAATATGTTGTGATAGTAGAGCTTGAACCGGCAAAAAAAGCAAAACTTCAAAAAAGGGCGATTCATTCCGGTCATGAGATTCGAAGAGAAACATTTCAATCTGTGGATGAAGCTGTTTTATTCTTACAAAGACATCCGGAGGTTTATGTAGAATTAAAAATTATCTCTGAAACCTATTTAAGCGGAGAAAGTTTGCAGAGATTATATGGTTCTCACCAAAAAATTGTAGCGATTATTCCGGAATTGTTGCAGGAAGAAAAAGAAGTTATAGAAGAGGTGAATATTCAAAAAGATATAAAGGAACTATTTAAAGATTATTATAAGTTTAAAAAGGGAAATTCACCTTCAGATGAATTGCTGGTTTTGTTTAATGAAATTTTAGCAGGTAAAGAAGAATGA
- a CDS encoding SMC family ATPase, which translates to MIPVFLRFKGLYSYEKEAKVSFSKLSENSLFGIFGDVGSGKSSILEAMTLALFGEIERLNKADNRNFNLMNLNSKELEIDFQFIAGDEGKLYRAYVYTKRSKKDPARVNSLKTSYYISEKVNPSEKDWRPLEGSIKDVLKISYQNFRRTVIIPQGKFQEFLQLGSADRTEMLRDLFGLQRFDLLDNLSLILGKNKEEKVRIEGQLDSLQENSSKDPKLLEKEIIETEESIQHSEGVYKKKEIEYQNLKILKEQKEKLELLQEDLQKLLFQAEEMEERENALKQYVECEKKFKPYLDNLFEKENSQKKLSSEIGNLQKEIELEQSKHTEVEEKYQKLRDKYSHKQEYFLKIQEIDIYISIREKQKEIQKRESILSNLDLSYKTIEEKLIKEEERKKNLIELINKKKESLTDLDVLYTAKDWFLQNVQLEMSSQNEEGALKNFKSKKDRLEQKFQEVLYSIGKPDILEKAIALNTLQEYITKEENLLKNKLQACETEIAELELQKELKNLVHTLEDGKACPVCGSLDHPSPINLEKKEIEEKLEILKEEQFSIKEKQDLLKSAETKALSFWEEKRELEKEIKAKEGEYKLSSKKLEEHKKLFQWEIFKDFGKDQFDRSIQKERNLRNEIEAEEKQLETLIESLEEDRKEIRDKKEEVILLKAELRSIYSNINELEKTFQYLKLDRVAEKTIEDLVYKKRQLEDEKDNLEKDYQATTEALHSINSSLLRKEGIFQQKESQRLEQAELINESYKTLQIELEKSSYIITRVKEILSSIISIESEEEKLKKYKESKSKLEHRIQEITNEYDFSSYSGELYLLKETKLIELKESLNQLRTELGRMKQEERNLKENLSKIEELTLLKKKLEVREIDLLELRSLFIGKGFVNYVSGLYLRNICEIANTRFYRLSGQCLKLELNENNEFLVRDFLNGGKLRSVKTLSGGQFFQASLCLALALSEHLRSLYGDSGRFFFIDEGFGSLDKQSLSVVFETLRSLWKEGKIVGIISHVEEMQNDIHTFIRVVKKEKEGSVIYNSWE; encoded by the coding sequence ATGATTCCTGTATTTTTAAGGTTTAAGGGACTATATTCTTATGAAAAAGAGGCAAAAGTTTCTTTTTCGAAGTTAAGCGAAAATTCACTTTTTGGAATATTCGGAGATGTAGGAAGTGGAAAATCCAGTATTTTAGAAGCAATGACCCTGGCACTTTTTGGAGAAATCGAACGTTTAAATAAGGCAGATAATCGCAATTTTAATCTGATGAATTTAAACTCGAAAGAACTCGAAATTGATTTCCAATTTATAGCCGGAGATGAGGGTAAACTTTACAGAGCTTATGTTTACACAAAACGTTCTAAAAAAGATCCCGCTCGAGTAAACTCTTTAAAAACATCTTATTATATTAGTGAAAAGGTAAATCCTTCCGAGAAAGATTGGCGACCCTTAGAAGGTTCCATTAAAGATGTTTTAAAGATTTCATATCAAAATTTTAGAAGAACGGTTATTATTCCTCAGGGAAAATTTCAAGAATTTTTACAACTCGGTAGCGCTGACAGAACCGAAATGCTACGAGATCTATTTGGATTACAGCGATTTGACCTTTTGGATAATTTATCTCTTATCCTGGGAAAAAATAAAGAGGAAAAAGTTCGAATTGAAGGGCAACTAGATTCCCTGCAAGAGAACAGTTCTAAGGATCCGAAGCTTTTAGAAAAAGAAATAATAGAAACAGAAGAAAGTATACAGCATTCGGAAGGAGTATATAAGAAAAAAGAGATAGAATATCAGAACTTGAAAATTCTTAAAGAACAGAAAGAGAAGTTAGAACTTTTACAGGAGGACTTGCAGAAGCTTCTTTTTCAGGCCGAGGAAATGGAAGAACGCGAGAATGCTTTAAAGCAATATGTGGAATGTGAAAAGAAATTTAAGCCTTATCTGGATAATTTATTTGAAAAAGAGAATTCCCAGAAGAAGCTTTCTTCGGAAATCGGAAATCTACAAAAAGAAATAGAGCTTGAACAAAGTAAACATACTGAGGTAGAAGAAAAATATCAGAAATTACGAGACAAATATAGTCATAAGCAAGAATATTTTCTGAAAATCCAGGAAATCGATATCTATATTAGTATTCGAGAGAAACAAAAGGAAATCCAGAAGAGAGAAAGTATACTTTCTAATTTAGATTTATCTTATAAAACAATAGAAGAAAAACTTATTAAAGAAGAGGAACGTAAAAAAAATCTTATAGAGCTGATAAACAAGAAAAAAGAAAGCCTTACTGATTTAGACGTTTTATATACAGCAAAAGATTGGTTTTTACAGAATGTGCAGTTAGAAATGAGTTCCCAGAATGAAGAGGGAGCTTTGAAGAACTTTAAATCTAAGAAAGACAGGTTGGAGCAAAAGTTTCAAGAGGTTTTATATTCTATAGGTAAACCTGATATATTAGAAAAAGCAATAGCTTTGAATACTCTACAGGAATATATAACGAAAGAAGAGAATTTATTAAAAAATAAATTACAAGCTTGTGAAACTGAAATAGCAGAATTGGAACTTCAAAAAGAGTTAAAAAACCTGGTTCATACACTCGAAGATGGAAAAGCCTGCCCGGTTTGTGGTTCTTTAGATCATCCTTCCCCTATTAACCTTGAAAAAAAGGAGATAGAAGAAAAACTTGAAATATTAAAAGAAGAGCAATTCAGTATAAAAGAAAAACAAGATTTACTTAAGAGTGCAGAAACTAAGGCTTTATCGTTTTGGGAAGAAAAGAGAGAATTGGAGAAGGAAATAAAAGCAAAGGAAGGGGAGTATAAGCTAAGTTCTAAAAAATTAGAAGAACATAAAAAACTTTTTCAATGGGAAATATTTAAGGATTTCGGTAAGGATCAGTTTGATAGAAGCATTCAGAAAGAGAGAAATCTTAGAAATGAAATTGAAGCAGAAGAAAAGCAGTTAGAAACTTTGATAGAAAGCCTGGAAGAAGATCGAAAAGAAATTAGAGATAAAAAAGAAGAGGTTATACTTCTGAAAGCAGAATTGCGTAGCATTTATTCTAACATAAATGAGTTGGAGAAGACATTTCAATATTTGAAGCTGGATAGAGTGGCTGAAAAAACTATTGAAGATTTAGTTTATAAAAAAAGACAATTAGAAGATGAAAAAGATAATTTGGAGAAAGATTACCAGGCTACGACTGAAGCTTTGCATTCTATTAACTCTTCCTTGCTGCGTAAAGAAGGTATCTTTCAACAAAAAGAGTCTCAAAGGCTGGAACAGGCGGAGTTAATCAACGAGTCATATAAAACTTTGCAGATAGAGTTAGAAAAATCAAGTTATATAATTACGAGGGTAAAAGAGATACTGTCTTCGATAATCTCTATTGAGTCAGAAGAAGAAAAGCTAAAGAAGTATAAAGAAAGTAAATCTAAATTAGAACATAGAATACAGGAAATCACGAATGAATATGATTTCTCTTCTTATTCCGGAGAACTATATTTGCTAAAAGAGACAAAACTTATAGAACTAAAAGAAAGTTTGAATCAACTGCGGACTGAACTGGGTAGAATGAAACAGGAAGAACGTAATCTAAAAGAAAACCTATCTAAAATAGAAGAGTTAACTTTATTGAAGAAGAAGTTGGAAGTAAGAGAAATCGATCTTTTAGAATTAAGAAGCCTATTTATTGGAAAAGGTTTTGTGAATTATGTTTCCGGTCTGTATTTGCGAAATATATGTGAAATTGCAAATACACGCTTTTACCGTCTAAGCGGACAATGTTTAAAATTAGAACTGAATGAAAATAATGAATTTTTAGTTCGTGATTTTTTAAATGGAGGAAAACTCAGGAGTGTAAAAACTCTTTCCGGCGGACAGTTTTTCCAGGCATCTCTGTGTCTGGCACTGGCACTCTCTGAGCATTTAAGAAGTTTATATGGAGACAGTGGTAGATTCTTTTTTATTGACGAAGGATTTGGTTCTCTGGATAAGCAATCTTTATCTGTAGTATTTGAAACGCTACGTTCTCTTTGGAAAGAAGGCAAAATTGTAGGGATTATCTCACATGTGGAAGAAATGCAAAATGATATTCATACCTTTATTCGAGTTGTAAAAAAAGAAAAGGAAGGATCTGTAATTTATAATAGCTGGGAATGA